From the Homo sapiens chromosome 1, GRCh38.p14 Primary Assembly genome, one window contains:
- the MYCBP gene encoding C-Myc-binding protein, with translation MAHYKAADSKREQFRRYLEKSGVLDTLTKVLVALYEEPEKPNSALDFLKHHLGAATPENPEIELLRLELAEMKEKYEAIVEENKKLKAKLAQYEPPQEEKRAE, from the exons ATGGCCCATTACAAA GCCGCCGACTCGAAGCGTGAGCAGTTCCGGAGGTACTTGGAGAAGTCGGGGGTGCTGGACACGCTGACCAAGG TGTTGGTAGCCTTATATGAAGAACCAGAGAAACCTAACAGTGCTTTGGA ttttttaaagcaTCACTTAGGAGCTGCTACtccagaaaatccagaaatagagCTGCTTCGCCTAGAACTGGCCGAAATGAAAGAGAAGTATGAAGctattgtagaagaaaataaaaaactgaaagcaaag CTTGCTCAGTATGAACCACCTCAGGAGGAGAAGCGTGCTGAATAG
- the GJA9 gene encoding gap junction alpha-9 protein — MGDWNLLGDTLEEVHIHSTMIGKIWLTILFIFRMLVLGVAAEDVWNDEQSGFICNTEQPGCRNVCYDQAFPISLIRYWVLQVIFVSSPSLVYMGHALYRLRVLEEERQRMKAQLRVELEEVEFEMPRDRRRLEQELCQLEKRKLNKAPLRGTLLCTYVIHIFTRSVVEVGFMIGQYLLYGFHLEPLFKCHGHPCPNIIDCFVSRPTEKTIFLLFMQSIATISLFLNILEIFHLGFKKIKRGLWGKYKLKKEHNEFHANKAKQNVAKYQSTSANSLKRLPSAPDYNLLVEKQTHTAVYPSLNSSSVFQPNPDNHSVNDEKCILDEQETVLSNEISTLSTSCSHFQHISSNNNKDTHKIFGKELNGNQLMEKRETEGKDSKRNYYSRGHRSIPGVAIDGENNMRQSPQTVFSLPANCDWKPRWLRATWGSSTEHENRGSPPKGNLKGQFRKGTVRTLPPSQGDSQSLDIPNTADSLGGLSFEPGLVRTCNNPVCPPNHVVSLTNNLIGRRVPTDLQI; from the coding sequence ATGGGGGACTGGAATCTCCTTGGAGATACTCTGGAGGAAGTTCACATCCACTCCACCATGATTGGAAAGATCTGGCTCACCATCCTGTTCATATTTCGAATGCTTGTTCTGGGTGTAGCAGCTGAAGATGTCTGGAATGATGAGCAGTCTGGCTTCATCTGCAATACAGAACAACCAGGCTGCAGAAATGTATGCTACGACCAGGCCTTTCCTATCTCCCTCATTAGATACTGGGTTCTGCAGGTGATATTTGTGTCTTCACCATCCCTGGTCTACATGGGCCATGCATTGTACCGACTGAGAGTTCTTGAGGAAGAGAGGCAAAGGATGAAAGCTCAGTTAAGAGTAGAACTGGAGGAGGTAGAGTTTGAAATGCCTAGGGATCGGAGGAGATTGGAGCAAGAGCTTTGTCagctggagaaaaggaaactaaatAAAGCTCCACTCAGAGGAACCTTGCTTTGCACTTATGTGATACACATTTTCACTCGCTCTGTGGTTGAAGTTGGATTCATGATTGGACAGTACCTTTTATATGGATTTCACTTAGAGCCGCTATTTAAGTGCCATGGCCACCCGTGTCCAAATATAATCGACTGTTTTGTCTCAAGACCAACAGAAAAGACAATATTCCTATTATTTATGCAATCTATAGCCACTATTTCACTTTTCTTAAACATTCTTGAAATTTTCCACCTaggttttaaaaagattaaaagaggGCTTTGGGGAAAATACAAGTTGAAGAAGGAACATAATGAATTCCATGCAAACAAGGCAAAACAAAATGTAGCCAAATACCAGAGCACATCTGCAAATTCACTGAAGCGACTCCCTTCTGCCCCTGATTATAATCTGTTAGTGGAAAAGCAAACACACACTGCAGTGTACCCTAGTTTAAATTCATCTTCTGTATTCCAGCCAAATCCTGACAATCATAGTGTAAATGATGAGAAATGCATTTTGGATGAACAGGAAACTGTACTTTCTAATGAGATTTCCACACTTAGTACTAGTTGTAGTCATTTTCAACACATCAGTTCAAACAATAACAAAGACactcataaaatatttggaaaagaacTTAATGGTAACCAGttaatggaaaaaagagaaactgaaggcaaagacagcaaaaggaactacTACTCTAGAGGTCACCGTTCTATTCCAGGTGTTGCTATAGATGGAGAGAACAACATGAGGCAGTCACCCCAAACAGTTTTCTCCTTGCCAGCTAACTGCGATTGGAAACCGCGGTGGCTTAGAGCTACATGGGGTTCCTCTACAGAACATGAAAACCGGGGGTCACCTCCTAAAGGTAACCTCAAGGGCCAGTTCAGAAAGGGCACAGTCAGAACCCTTCCTCCTTCACAAGGAGATTCTCAATCACTTGACATTCCAAACACTGCTGATTCTTTGGGAGGGCTGTCCTTTGAGCCAGGGTTGGTCAGAACCTGTAATAATCCTGTTTGTCCTCCAAATCACGTAGTGTCCCTAACGAACAATCTCATTGGTAGGCGGGTTCCCACAGATCTTCAGATCTAA